AGCTCTTCATTTGCAGGATGGCTGCGATTGTTGTTCCTGTTTGCCTTTATAGAATCtggatattctttttctttttttctttttttgattcttataCAGAGATTAGACTTCTTTTCAAGCTGCTGTTGGCACATTGCAGAATTGTATTAATGAAATTCTTAGTCATCACGCATATGGGAAaaggggggtgggggtggggggttACGTTTCTGTTTTGGAAATTTTATTAGAGTACCCTCCTGTTTATTTCTAGTTGATTTTTAAGCAAGCTTGTTTTCTTGGCAGTTATTTGCAGGGTAACTACTTAAGTGGTCTAATACCCAGTGAGCTCGGAAATCTTTCCGATCTACGAAATCTGTGAGTTATTTGTTCTCCTTATTTAGGATCTTGTAGGTGAATTCTTCTAGCAATGGGCCTCAGCTCTGTGCAACCATCCTTGTACTCACCCccatagagagggagagagtgcgCGAGTCATCTAAAAGGGccaatagttcttttctcttgAATTATTTACTTTTGTCTTTGACTTTTCAGGGATATCTCAGGCAACTCTCTAAGTGGCTCAATCCCTCCTTCTCTTGGAAAGTTGAATAAACTTGTTACCTTGTGAGTTTGTTGTTGACACTAGACAATAGAAGTTTGATTATAATTTATTGGAAAATGTCACTCTAACGTTCTCATTATGATTTGATTGTGTGTGAAGCAACGTGTCTGCTAATTTTCTTGCTGGACCAATTCCATCTGATGGTGTACTCAGCAACTTTCCAGAAAGCTCGTAAGTACCTACCTCTGCAGTTAAATGATCTTTCTTATTTgtttccatttcttttaatgcaTTATAATCTACAGCATTCTGCTTCATTTTACTGGTTGACGAGAATATCTTTTGCAGCTTTACAGGTAACAAGGGTCTGTGTGGAAAACAGATCAATGCGGCATGTAACGGAGGACCTTCTACGAATCCCTTGTCTCCTGCATCAGGTATTGCTGGATGTGCTGATTGGAACTTCTGAAAGTTGAATGTGTTCTACTTATTACCTCATGATGTTATTATGTCTTTCAGCTCAAAGTCAAGGTGTAAAGAAGAACTCTGGCCGATTGCTTATAAGTGCATCTGCCACTGTGGGTGCATTGCTTTTGGTGGCCCTGATGTGTTTCTGGGGTTGTTTTCTGTAcaagaaatttggcaaaaatGACACCAAGGGTTTTGCTATAAATATCAATGGTGGTGTGTGCTGTTgcaaaaaattcaagatatttGTTGAGCATCTTTTATATTGCTATTCCTATCACGTAAGTTTGTCAACTTTTGTAATCTCAAACATAATCCTGCTGCTTCAGGTGCATCAGTTGTCATGTTTCATGGAGACTTGCCTTATTCATCGAAAGACATTATAAGAAAATTGGAGACACTGAACGAGGAACATATAATAGGTTGTGGGGGTTTTGGAACTGTGTACAGGCTTGCAATGGATGATGGTAGTGTGTTTGCATTGAAAAGAATTGTCAAAATCAATGAAGGATTTGACCGCTTCTTCGAAAGGGAGCTCGAGATTCTTGGAAGCATAAAACATCGGCATTTGGTGAATTTGAGGGGATATTGTAATTCTCCTACGGCAAAATTACTGATTTATGACTTCTTATCTGGTGGTAGCCTTGATGAAGCACTGCACGGTGAGTGTTTATCTCTGTACATTCTCTTACAGAAATCTGCAGTGCAGCACATTCACAAATTTACTTCTGCCGTTTGTGTACTAGCAGCACCCAATTTCTGTGCATGATATTGTTGTTTCTGACATAAACAACACTATTTGTTTTGCCATTTATATAAGTCTGATAGGCAGGAAATGCTTATTGATGACATGATGTGCCTTGACGTGCTGAATATGATGCTACCTTCTAAACAAGGCAGGAAGCTGATCAGTAGCACCTCTGCTTTTTATTGGTTGTAGTATAGGAAGAGATGGGAAGAACAGGGTGAGTGAGGGGGATCTATTTTAGGCCAGAGATAGTATCTCAGTTATTGGTGTGTTGGCATACTCTAGGTCTAACATTGTTCTATGACTACTAAATAGGTCCATTTGATGTAGATACAGGGGGGAATAATCTACCAGATCCTGATTGGTGACGACTACTGGcacaaataaagaattttttggTGATGGAATGGAACGAGCCTGTGAAAATTAACTTTGTGGTCCATGAATTATTTAAATACCTTGCAGAAGTTGTCTTTTATACCTCTGTTGATTGAAGGATAGTCATGACTACATCAATTGAACATCATTTCAATTTGGGAGAGGTTCTACCCTTGTGTGGCCCATCAGACTGTTTGTTGTGTCATTCTTATTTTTGTATGGCAATAGGAGCTGTTGTAATATTATCTGTTAAATGGACAACATTAGCCTCATTATTGTCTAGTAAACTATAGTTTAGTTTAATATAAGCATCTGGTGGCACTGCTCATTAATTGGGTAAATTGGACTGTTCAATAACTTGATGTGCTTATgaaccccccccaaaaaaaaagaacaagaaataacTTGATGTGCTTGCTCATGCAGAAAGATCCGAGCAATTAGACTGGGAGACACGTTGTAATATCATTGTAGGAGCCGCTAAAGGACTTGCTTATCTGCACCATGATTGCTCCCCAAGAATCATTCACCGTGACATAAAGTCGAGCAATATTTTGCTTGATGGTAATTTGGAGGCACGAGTATCTGACTTTGGGCTTGCTAAATTATTGGAGGATGAGGAGTCTCACATTACAACCATTGTTGCTGGAACATTTGGTTACCTAGCACCAGGTAAGAATGTAACATCTAACCATGAATAGCTGTATTAAAGGACGTTTCTGCTTGCCGTAGTCTTAAATTGTTTAGCTGTAAGATACCTTGACTTTGCTTTTTGAAGGACATGGTCCTTTCATTTGGTGCTATTACTTTAAGCAAAATCCTCTCTTTGCTGCTCAAAGCATGTCATTCTTGGACAGTGATCATGCAGTTGCCTTAAAATGAGGGAATTGACCTATatctaaacaattttttaaacaaCCAAAATAGTCCATCAAGAAAGCATTCAGGGCATcggcatttttttaattattaagtTATCTTGGATTTTTGGCATGAAACCAAATCGACAAAGTGAATAGAAGTAGTTAACATTAGGAGATTGACTAAATGGACCTTGATGGTAGCTCTCACTGGAAGTCAATGTGGTCGGACAAGGCTTTATAGCTTTAGCAGTTAACTTGACGTTTCAGCAAAATGGTATGTTAATTAGTATTGTCCGACATTGTGATATTTCACCCCTACACTGTTGGTTTTTTGGCCTTCATAAGTCCTTTCCAATAAGTACATGAAATCCATTTAATGAGGCAGTGAGAGTGCAACCTGTAACATAATGAATTGCAAGGGAATGATTCAACCAGCTGTAAGAAAATGGATATAGTTGCAATATCATTCAGTAGGAATAATATTCCCAATTAGTCCTTGACGTGCATGCCTTGCTAGGTTAGTCCACACTCCTGCTGTCGCCATTTTCATCCTGTCATACTTTTTGAGTGTGATTGGACCACTGATGGTCTCCAACTTTGTGAAAGTTTAACTATATGTCAAGTGACAAAACTGCAAGGATCAAAAAGGAACCGGCACCAGAGTAGATGGACCAGAGATTTCTTTACTTGCAGTTTTATATTTTGTCATACTTCTCATGATAACATCCAGTAAGCTATGGACCACGTGTTGTTAATTTTGGTTTAGTTGTGTAGTCTTTAGGTTAACTCTCTCGAGGGAATCTTTCTGGTCTGGCTTATTTCTTTTACTAAGGTTATTAACTTTTGACATTTCCTGAATTCCTTGACTACTATATTTGCAGAATACATGCAAAGTGGTAGAGCAACTGAAAAGAGTGATGTTTACAGTTTTGGAGTCCTGGTGCTTGAAATACTGAGTGGAAAGCGACCGACTGATGCTACGCTAATAGAGAAAGGCCTTAACGTTGTTGGCTGGGTACGTATAAACTGATGGTCATTCTGCTGGCTCTTATTATCTTGAATTATTGGAATTGCATAGGATTCTAGTTGAGATGCGGgtaattaaattgaaatgagttactgaaatttttctaaaaattggtTGACGGATATGTTACTGATCACAGGAAGTTAACTCCCTGTTGATCTCTTGTTCTTTCTAAGAATAACGCAAGAATGTTCTCTAAGTGTGCTTTTTGGGTGTATAAAACTTTTAAGGCTTAGCAAAGAGCTTTTTGTCTGTCACACGCATTGAATCAACCATGGTCCATGAACCATGGAAAACCATGATTCCTTTACTTAATCAAATTGGAAAGCAAAGGCTATGTAGTGTACTTCTCAGGAAATTGAAATGGGATATGAAACTTTGTAGTAGTCTACATATCTCTTTCAAGTGCATTTGATGCTCTCTGCTGAGTGTATAAAATGTTTGCTTCAGTTCTCCCGAGAATAACAAGATTTTGAATGTGGAAACTGTAAATGCAGAGGAATGCTGCAAAGAACCTTTTGCCTGCTATGGTAGCTTTACTGGAATTTTGTAGCTTATTGGTACTATTAGAATTTGTTACCTGATCTGGTTTCTCATTAAGACCTGAATTGCGGTCTATTCTGCAGAGAAGAATCAACTTTATCTAGATGTCTagctttcttctttcctcctcAAAACTTTCAGGATCCTCTAGTACCAAGtattaaataagtgaaagcTGGATGCCCTTTTCTTATAATATCTCATTGGAGTGTACTTGTCTCAAATCTAAAGTCCCTCAGGTCTTTCTGTGTAATTAATTCCACTGCTTCCAGAAACCACCCAGATTAATGCCAATGCATGTGCTTGTGTTCTACATGCATGCATGTGCCTGTGTGATTGTGATTGAGTATAGGCGTAGTACTCAACCATTTTCCTTGGCAGTTAAACTTCCTCCTCTCAGAAAATAGGCAACGAGAGATTATCAATCCACAGTGTGAGGGTGTGCAGACGGAAAGTCTTGATGCTCTGCTTGGTATCGCAATTCAGTGCGTCTCCTCTAGCCCAGAGGATAGGCCAACCATGCACAGGGTGCTCCAGTTACTTGAGTCTGAGGTCATGACCCCTTGCCCAAGtgatttatatgattccaaCTCCGATTGAATTTTCTGATGAGAAGACGGATATGTTGAGATTCACATCCATAAATGTAAAGTTGGTGAACAAATGGAGTGAGAGGGAACTCAGGCATCCAAGCGGTTCTCTTCTCCAAATTGgcttcattcttttaaatggATATGTGGGCAATCAGAAACACGCTGCCACGGAGCTCCCCTCGACTTCTGAGCATTAGGTCGAGCATCAGCAAGACTTGCGGCGTCATTATTTTGCACAGATGCGGTCCAAAATTTGATTCTCCAGGGCAACAAAACTTCCACTTGTGGCAAGTCATATATTCAACcccctgttttctttttcattattatttttttctttgttgtgaTTCCCTCGGGCatttattttgtcaaattaaaatgtatATGACATTGTAAAAGTTAAATTTGTGTACCTGCGAGAAGGAATCTTGTTCTTCATGccatttttgtaaaa
The nucleotide sequence above comes from Eucalyptus grandis isolate ANBG69807.140 chromosome 2, ASM1654582v1, whole genome shotgun sequence. Encoded proteins:
- the LOC104442337 gene encoding LRR receptor-like serine/threonine-protein kinase FEI 1 — protein: MMGTCQMNRLGVWLLCLLLLYGSINKSTALSPDGEALLNFRSAVVGSDNILSHWRPEDPDPCGWKGVTCDASKSVIYLFLSYLKLSGSISPDLGKLEHLRILSLHDNNFYGAIPSELGNCTELQGIYLQGNYLSGLIPSELGNLSDLRNLDISGNSLSGSIPPSLGKLNKLVTFNVSANFLAGPIPSDGVLSNFPESSFTGNKGLCGKQINAACNGGPSTNPLSPASAQSQGVKKNSGRLLISASATVGALLLVALMCFWGCFLYKKFGKNDTKGFAININGGASVVMFHGDLPYSSKDIIRKLETLNEEHIIGCGGFGTVYRLAMDDGSVFALKRIVKINEGFDRFFERELEILGSIKHRHLVNLRGYCNSPTAKLLIYDFLSGGSLDEALHERSEQLDWETRCNIIVGAAKGLAYLHHDCSPRIIHRDIKSSNILLDGNLEARVSDFGLAKLLEDEESHITTIVAGTFGYLAPEYMQSGRATEKSDVYSFGVLVLEILSGKRPTDATLIEKGLNVVGWLNFLLSENRQREIINPQCEGVQTESLDALLGIAIQCVSSSPEDRPTMHRVLQLLESEVMTPCPSDLYDSNSD